A genomic window from Antedon mediterranea chromosome 4, ecAntMedi1.1, whole genome shotgun sequence includes:
- the LOC140047961 gene encoding melatonin receptor type 1B-B-like, protein MDLFENTTSFYYYDDENVTSTTIEPSVVTWAPWERVIQVLVLGIFVVTGTFGNTLVILSVILSRRLRTGTNVFVVNLAVTDLATVLNLPWNMLAFLSEDEGWPLAPGVCSFASAMAIICIVSSLYTLALIAITRFVVITRSARDYRNICLFRTSSLIGLLVFVWSISIFTALIPRMFGVGQLGYDTRYSTCSWDSSHPKSAVYSFIISAILYPVPFVIIIYCYIRVFTHIRKHVKTMKSDLTASGPLEHSSSTNEPTLRTINRSRQASTLHQSTRKRLSRTQVEVTKNLFYVVVLYVVCATPYNVCLLLPGDGAIKATPYAALFLLCNSCVNPLVYATKHPFFKTVFKSILTCKCSKIPDKAHFLRSIRRW, encoded by the coding sequence ATGGATCTATTTGAAAATACAACTTCTTTCTACTACTACGACGACGAGAACGTGACATCAACAACGATTGAGCCATCTGTGGTTACGTGGGCTCCATGGGAACGTGTAATTCAGGTTCTCGTTCTAGGAATATTTGTCGTCACTGGTACATTTGGAAATACTCTTGTTATACTGTCTGTTATACTTTCTCGTAGATTACGTACAGGAACGAACGTTTTCGTCGTAAATCTAGCCGTTACGGACTTAGCAACTGTTCTTAATTTACCATGGAATATGTTGGCGTTTTTGAGTGAGGACGAGGGATGGCCGCTCGCACCGGGTGTATGTAGCTTTGCGTCCGCAATGGCTATTATCTGTATTGTTAGCAGTTTGTATACGCTGGCCTTGATTGCGATCACGAGGTTTGTTGTGATTACGCGTTCGGCGCGGGATTATCGGAATATATGTTTATTCCGCACATCTAGTTTGATTGGTCTCCTCGTGTTCGTCTGGAGCATATCAATATTTACTGCGTTGATTCCACGGATGTTTGGAGTAGGCCAACTTGGATACGACACACGCTACAGCACATGCTCATGGGATTCGTCACATCCCAAGTCTGCCGTTTATAGTTTTATCATTTCTGCTATACTTTATCCCGTTCCGTTTGTCATCATCATATATTGTTACATACGAGTGTTTACACACATTCGGAAACACGTAAAAACAATGAAATCGGACCTAACTGCATCCGGGCCGCTCGAACATTCGTCCTCAACCAACGAACCAACGTTAAGGACCATCAACAGAAGTAGACAAGCGTCCACCCTTCATCAATCCACCAGGAAACGGTTAAGTAGGACTCAAGTTGAGGTCACCAAGAACTTATTTTACGTCGTAGTTCTGTATGTTGTTTGCGCAACTCCGTATAACGTTTGTCTTCTGTTGCCAGGCGACGGTGCGATCAAAGCAACCCCGTATGCCGCGCTTTTCTTACTGTGTAATAGTTGTGTAAATCCGCTTGTATACGCCACCAAACATCCGTTTTTCAAAACTGTGTTCAAAAGCATTTTAACGTGTAAATGTTCAAAAATTCCAGATAAAGCGCACTTTTTACGATCAATAAGAAGatggtaa